One part of the Phoenix dactylifera cultivar Barhee BC4 chromosome 4, palm_55x_up_171113_PBpolish2nd_filt_p, whole genome shotgun sequence genome encodes these proteins:
- the LOC103707145 gene encoding zinc finger CCCH domain-containing protein 36-like produces the protein MPESTAPGTDSPSERSAMADSPAGAGDGEESPEEERYIDEEEEEVEEIVEEEEDDGEGEEGSQGDGEEDEEEVEEVVEVEGEEGGDSSDAEAPPGEDAYDASEKVEPAGNSKDVKPVSSMNERSCINQSLAIHGWDGVGDLTASDSSAKLPAIDSEEASAINDRDTRSAIQDKHIGSSEERKFFKSHLADRDIEVLLEKETSIEASKDVRRYNFETHGNYKSNLSSDSFISVKDTRSLHVKEGKLVVQSMTESGSRYGKMDGVIEKDALNPYTKINLQPREDFGISSIHTPQRRPRSSSPGAPLEIFKKRPAIICDFFKKGWCIRGNSCSFLHPKEEDARSSQWAKENIAEPSCMYDSVDHTGSREEAQRLKLSASHEPLNSLNFEKSSELNLQRALVREYGGERYGLTQFHDEYNKHSSKIAADEHSRYDISGSSGALNLPVNELRKASLVQEGYRRPIGVSPYLHPMDERHSASGDFLSRRYLNEGKLPQEIPKGEFLNDATFSRASPLSRNPLILESGYYSDRSFAATGLYQNSNNPYSYGKKTEDIAIGYQQSRFPPPDPKYCSYSLSSSLSSRFDNSFQTLRGSPSVQTLAQIGASSTGGSTPLSAEHLDSNRAFNFDRGYYGSRSASLPRNSSPYYSRSEIGSSMQQDILGDISPSAGLKIQVNSWEPSERFQSSFCAPASKPHPGSQYDPIIDSIEPPKAGNVTIRTSPITITHNASSQHIDGDPILSDHAPVYSSQKPLNSLHRSTEGIFDESTSAHQFSGHIAPLVATGPDTVDGVKNSMPKDEKHWVPRATDGENVNEADLGNNTRNEVDKARNDKESKALRNFRVALVDFVKDLVKPFWREGQLSKDAHKMIVKKAVEKVIGSLQPHQIPSTAESINQYLSLSQTKLFKLVEAYMDKYAKS, from the exons ATGCCCGAGAGCACGGCGCCCGGCACCGATTCGCCCTCCGAGCGCTCCGCCATGGCCGATTCCCCCGCGGGCGCGGGCGATGGCGAGGAATCCCCCGAGGAAGAACGATATATCgacgaagaagaggaggaggtggaggagatagtggaggaagaggaggacgacGGGGAGGGAGAAGAAGGATCGCAGGGGGATGGAGAGGAGGACgaagaggaggtggaggaggtggtggaagtcgaaggagaggagggaggcGATTCTTCTGATGCCGAGGCTCCTCCGGGCGAGGATGCCTATG ATGCTAGTGAAAAAGTAGAGCCTGCAGGCAATAGTAAGGACGTGAAGCCGGTTTCTTCCATGAATGAAAGATCTTGCATTAATCAATCATTGGCTATCCATGGCTGGGATGGTGTCGGTGACCTTACTGCCTCTGATTCGTCAGCTAAGCTGCCAGCAATAGATAGTGAGGAGGCATCTGCTATAAATGACAGGGACACCAGATCTGCCATTCAGGATAAACATATCGGGTCTtctgaagaaagaaaatttttcaaatCTCATCTAGCTGACAGAGATATTGAGGTTCTGTTGGAAAAGGAAACTTCTATTGAAGCTTCAAAAGATGTAAGAAGATACAATTTTGAAACTCATGGCAATTATAAATCTAATTTAAGCTCCGATAGTTTTATCAGTGTCAAGGATACCAGATCGTTGCATGTTAAAGAGGGCAAACTAGTTGTGCAGAGCATGACAGAAAGTGGCTCTAGATATGGGAAGATGGATGGTGTGATAGAAAAGGATGCACTAAATCCCTACACAAAAATCAACTTGCAGCCGCGAGAGGACTTTGGTATATCAAG CATACATACTCCTCAAAGGAGACCTAGAAGTTCATCTCCTGGTGCCCCACTTgagatttttaaaaaaaggcctGCAATTATATGTGACTTTTTTAAGAAAGGCTGGTGCATCAGGGGGAATTCTTGTAGTTTCCTTCACCCGAAAGAGGAGGATGCCAGAAGCAGCCAGTGGGCCAAAGAGAATATAGCTGAGCCAAGTTGCATGTATGATTCTGTGGATCATACAG GTTCGAGAGAAGAAGCTCAGAGATTGAAGCTATCCGCTTCACATGAGCCCCTAAACTCGTTAAATTTTGAGAAATCATCTGagttgaatttacaaagagCCCTTGTCCGGGAATATGGTGGAGAGAGGTATGGATTAACTCAGTTCCATGATGAATATAATAAGCACTCATCAAAGATTGCTGCAGACGAGCATTCTAGATATGATATTTCTGGAAGCAGCGGGGCATTAAATCTTCCAGTGAATGAATTAAGGAAGGCATCCTTGGTTCAAGAAGGATATCGAAGGCCCATTGGGGTAAGCCCTTATCTTCACCCCATGGATGAGAGGCATTCAGCTAGTGGAGATTTCCTCTCCAGAAGGTACCTAAATGAAGGAAAGCTGCCCCAGGAAATTCCCAAGGGAGAATTTCTGAATGATGCAACATTTTCAAGAGCATCTCCTTTGTCAAGGAATCCATTAATTCTTGAATCTGGTTATTATTCAGATCGATCCTTTGCAGCCACTGGACTATACCAGAATAGCAACAATCCATATTCCTATGGCAAAAAGACAGAGGATATTGCTATTGGATATCAGCAAAGCCGCTTTCCACCTCCTGATCCAAAATACTGTTCTTATAGTCTAAGCAGCTCATTGAGTTCAAGGTTTGACAATTCTTTTCAGACTCTCCGTGGTTCACCTTCAGTTCAGACACTTGCTCAAATAGGAGCATCATCAACTGGTGGATCTACACCATTAAGTGCCGAGCACCTTGATAGCAATAGAGCATTCAATTTTGATAGAGGATATTACGGTTCCAGGTCTGCTTCGCTTCCAAGAAATTCTTCACCATACTACTCAAGATCAGAAATAGGAAGCAGTATGCAACAAGATATCCTAGGGGATATTTCACCCTCTGCAGGATTGAAAATACAAGTAAATTCTTGGGAACCATCTGAGCGTTTTCAATCTTCTTTTTGTGCACCTGCAAGTAAACCACATCCTGGAAGTCAATATGATCCAATAATTGATAGTATCGAGCCTCCCAAAGCAGGAAATGTAACTATCCGAACTTCTCCAATCACCATTACCCACAATGCGTCAAGTCAGCATATAGATGGTGATCCTATTTTAAGTGATCATGCCCCAGTATATAGTTCCCAGAAACCTCTGAATTCTCTGCATCGCTCCACAGAAGGCAtatttgatgagagcacatcagCACATCAATTTAGTGGGCATATTGCCCCACTGGTTGCTACTGGACCTGATACAGTTGATGGGGTAAAAAATTCTATGCCTAAAGATGAGAAACACTGGGTACCTCGTGCGACTGATGGTGAAAATGTAAATGAGGCAGACCTTGGTAATAATACAAGGAATGAAGTAGACAAGGCTAGAAATGACAAGGAATCGAAAGCATTAAGAAATTTTCGTGTTGCTTTGGTGGATTTTGTGAAGGATTTGGTAAAACCATTTTGGCGGGAGGGTCAATTAAGTAAGGATGCCCACAAGATGATAGTTAAGAAAGCAGTTGAAAAGGTCATTGGTTCACTGCAACCCCATCAAATCCCGAGTACTGCAGAGTCGATAAACCAATACCTATCCTTATCCcaaacaaaacttttcaaacttGTAGAA GCTTATATGGATAAGTACGCCAAGTCCTGA